One Rhizobiales bacterium GAS188 DNA window includes the following coding sequences:
- a CDS encoding transcriptional regulator, GntR family yields MRVASTDGLSPLPSADRAESVMRAIAAFIARSSLRPGERLPTERQMMESLAVGRSTVREVIRKLQALGIVESRKGSGTYLLRPISADAIHMPLVIDTAKLRDRLLQTLDVRRGLEVEASALAALRRTPKDLVIIEEKLDQMERVHHSKSTAGREDLALHLAIYDATQNPLFRQLLEQMREAFESFFDEPFDRPDFARRSFPFHRELFNAIRDQDPDAAREKTLAILAITEEDIKVMSR; encoded by the coding sequence ATGCGCGTGGCCTCGACCGACGGCCTTTCGCCGCTGCCATCCGCCGATCGGGCGGAGAGCGTCATGCGTGCCATCGCCGCCTTCATCGCGCGCTCCAGTCTCCGGCCGGGCGAGCGCCTGCCGACCGAGCGGCAGATGATGGAATCGCTCGCCGTCGGCCGCTCGACCGTGCGCGAAGTGATCCGCAAGCTGCAGGCGCTGGGCATCGTCGAATCGCGCAAAGGCAGCGGCACCTATCTCCTGCGCCCGATCTCGGCCGATGCCATTCATATGCCCTTGGTGATCGATACCGCCAAGCTGCGCGACCGCTTGCTGCAGACGCTCGATGTACGCCGTGGCCTTGAAGTGGAGGCGAGCGCGCTCGCCGCACTGCGACGCACGCCCAAGGACCTCGTCATCATCGAGGAGAAGCTCGACCAGATGGAGCGCGTGCATCACAGCAAGAGCACTGCCGGTCGCGAAGATCTCGCGCTTCATCTCGCCATCTACGACGCGACGCAAAACCCTCTGTTCCGCCAGCTTCTGGAGCAGATGCGCGAAGCCTTCGAGAGCTTCTTCGACGAGCCCTTCGACCGACCCGACTTTGCCCGACGCTCCTTCCCTTTCCACCGCGAGCTCTTCAACGCCATCCGCGACCAGGACCCGGATGCGGCACGCGAAAAGACTCTCGCCATCCTCGCGATCACCGAGGAAGACATCAAGGTCATGTCGCGATGA
- a CDS encoding carbohydrate ABC transporter membrane protein 2, CUT1 family, producing MAMRGSSFKRASYWTFHYAAIAIYVIVALFPLYWLLKVSVTPNDLLYSEGVRMWPSRASFTHYESVIRHTDFPLFFRNSVIVSAATALFTTVIAAAAGYAFSRFVFRGKFWLVGLMLVTQMFPLVMIIAPIFKLFAPLGLTNSLTGLIVIYTAYNVPFAAFLMQSFFDGIPSELEEAAMIDGATRFVALRQIVLPLTLPGIAATLGFVFTAAWSELLFALMLNSAQAATTFPVGLLSFISKFSVDFGQMMAAGVLALIPVCIFFFLIQRHLVQGLTAGAVKG from the coding sequence ATGGCAATGAGAGGATCTTCATTCAAGCGCGCCAGCTACTGGACCTTCCACTACGCCGCCATCGCCATCTACGTGATCGTGGCGCTCTTCCCGCTCTACTGGCTGCTGAAAGTGTCGGTGACGCCGAACGACCTGCTCTATTCGGAGGGCGTTCGGATGTGGCCTTCGCGGGCGAGCTTCACCCATTACGAGTCGGTGATCCGCCATACCGATTTCCCGCTCTTCTTCCGCAACAGCGTCATCGTCTCCGCCGCTACGGCCTTGTTCACCACCGTGATCGCCGCCGCTGCGGGCTATGCCTTCTCGCGTTTCGTGTTCCGGGGTAAATTCTGGCTGGTCGGGCTGATGCTGGTCACCCAGATGTTCCCGCTGGTGATGATCATCGCGCCGATCTTCAAGCTCTTCGCGCCGCTCGGCCTCACCAACAGCCTGACCGGCCTGATCGTCATCTACACCGCCTATAACGTGCCCTTCGCCGCCTTCCTGATGCAGTCCTTCTTCGACGGCATCCCGAGCGAGCTCGAGGAGGCGGCGATGATCGATGGGGCGACGCGCTTCGTCGCGCTGCGTCAGATCGTCCTGCCGCTGACCTTGCCGGGCATCGCCGCGACGCTCGGCTTCGTCTTCACCGCGGCCTGGAGCGAGCTCCTGTTCGCGCTGATGCTGAACTCGGCACAAGCGGCGACGACCTTCCCGGTCGGGCTCTTGAGCTTCATCTCGAAATTCTCGGTCGATTTCGGGCAGATGATGGCCGCCGGCGTGCTGGCGCTCATCCCGGTGTGCATCTTCTTCTTCCTGATCCAGCGCCATCTGGTGCAGGGCCTCACGGCCGGCGCCGTGAAAGGCTGA
- a CDS encoding nudix-type nucleoside diphosphatase, YffH/AdpP family, producing the protein MPAEIIDNEDVYKGFITLLRTTLRLGDGKRVSREIIVHGRASAVLPYDPDRRTVMLVKLLRAPVLFAEGAQDMIEAPAGMVDGGSPAETAKREAMEEAGLRLTTLEHVGSVWSSPGISTERIDLYLAPYSQGDRIGAGGGLASEDENITVVEMPISEFWASAERLEISDMKTLTLALALRCKHPGLFQGPPGAA; encoded by the coding sequence ATGCCCGCCGAGATCATCGATAACGAAGACGTCTATAAGGGCTTCATCACCCTTCTGCGGACCACGCTCCGACTTGGCGACGGCAAGAGGGTGAGCCGCGAGATCATCGTCCATGGCCGCGCCTCCGCGGTCCTGCCTTATGATCCCGACCGCCGAACCGTCATGCTCGTCAAATTGCTGCGAGCGCCGGTTCTCTTCGCCGAGGGAGCTCAGGACATGATCGAAGCGCCCGCAGGAATGGTCGATGGCGGCAGCCCTGCCGAGACCGCAAAGCGCGAGGCGATGGAGGAGGCGGGCCTGCGTCTCACGACCTTGGAGCATGTCGGGTCCGTCTGGAGCTCGCCTGGCATCTCGACGGAGAGGATCGACCTGTACCTCGCGCCCTATTCGCAAGGCGACCGCATCGGCGCCGGTGGCGGATTGGCGAGCGAGGATGAGAACATCACTGTCGTCGAGATGCCGATATCGGAGTTTTGGGCGAGCGCTGAGCGCCTCGAGATTTCCGACATGAAGACGCTGACCCTTGCGCTCGCGCTCCGCTGCAAGCATCCCGGCTTGTTCCAAGGGCCGCCCGGCGCCGCCTAG
- a CDS encoding carbohydrate ABC transporter ATP-binding protein, CUT1 family — translation MASIDITGVRKSFGGVSVLKGVDLTIASGEFVVLVGPSGCGKSTLLRLIAGLEDMSSGEIRIGGSVVNELPPKDRDIAMVFQSYALYPHMSVRDNMSYSLKLKRSPREAIAEAVRKAGAKLGLDALLERKPRQLSGGQRQRVAMGRAIVRKPKAFLFDEPLSNLDARLREQMRFEIRKLHRDLGTTSVYVTHDQIEAMTMADRIVAMNGGIVQQVGTPLELYDDPANIFVAGFIGSPAMNFLNAKLVPDGGAAAVRVGDAVLATVPLPACVPADGSVVAGARPERVVLADGEGSVAARVDLVEPTGLGTVAHLELAGQLLKFFTTDRPKIAAGDTVHIRVDRTDIRLFHPETGERLRTAN, via the coding sequence ATGGCTTCCATCGACATCACCGGCGTCCGCAAGAGTTTCGGTGGGGTCTCCGTCCTCAAAGGGGTCGATCTCACCATCGCGTCTGGCGAGTTCGTGGTTCTGGTCGGCCCGTCGGGCTGCGGCAAGTCAACCTTGCTGCGCCTCATCGCCGGGCTGGAAGACATGTCGTCAGGTGAGATCCGCATCGGCGGCTCGGTGGTCAACGAGCTGCCGCCCAAGGATCGCGACATCGCCATGGTGTTCCAGTCCTACGCGCTCTATCCGCATATGAGCGTGCGCGACAATATGAGCTACAGCCTGAAGCTGAAGCGCAGCCCGCGCGAGGCCATCGCCGAGGCGGTGAGGAAGGCCGGCGCCAAGCTCGGCCTCGACGCGCTGCTGGAGCGCAAACCTCGCCAGCTCTCCGGCGGCCAACGCCAGCGGGTCGCCATGGGCCGGGCCATCGTGCGCAAGCCCAAGGCCTTCCTCTTCGACGAACCGTTGTCGAACCTCGACGCGCGCCTGCGTGAGCAGATGCGCTTCGAGATCCGCAAGCTGCATCGCGACCTTGGAACCACATCGGTCTACGTCACCCACGACCAGATCGAGGCGATGACCATGGCCGACCGCATCGTTGCGATGAATGGCGGCATCGTCCAGCAGGTCGGCACGCCGCTGGAGCTTTACGACGATCCGGCCAATATCTTCGTCGCCGGCTTCATCGGCTCGCCGGCGATGAATTTCCTGAACGCGAAGCTGGTGCCGGATGGCGGCGCTGCGGCGGTGCGGGTGGGCGACGCTGTGCTCGCCACGGTGCCGCTGCCCGCATGCGTGCCGGCCGACGGTTCCGTCGTCGCCGGCGCGCGGCCGGAACGTGTGGTGCTGGCGGACGGAGAAGGGAGCGTCGCCGCGCGGGTCGACCTGGTCGAGCCGACCGGTCTCGGCACCGTCGCCCATCTCGAACTTGCCGGCCAATTGCTGAAATTCTTCACCACCGACCGCCCGAAGATCGCGGCGGGCGACACGGTCCATATCCGCGTCGACAGAACCGACATCCGTTTGTTCCACCCGGAGACCGGGGAGAGGCTGCGAACCGCGAACTGA
- a CDS encoding Cystathionine beta-lyase/cystathionine gamma-synthase translates to MNDAVDPIERASLLVAHDEMHAFEAVVPPIVQTSLFTFNTFEEMASTCRGERARFVYSRTTNPTVRLFEEKLAALEGADDAIGFASGMAAISGAVLAFVEPGDRIVCVRHVYPDAYRLFETLLKRWKVTTTYVDGRDHDAVAAALPGAKLFYMESPTSWLMQSHDVRALATLARAKGVITMIDNSWATPIFQQPVGLGVDLVIHSASKYIGGHSDTVAGVVAGRAELIQAIRTTICPYVGAKLAPFDAWLLLRGLRTLPTRMKAHEAAGLALASRVAELEQVTAVHHPGLGNRLPPGLIGTSGLFSFEFDGTVDIPAFCDTMKLFKLGVSWGGHESLVVPALIARAQAAGPNSAVDFGVSEKVVRLHVGLEGIDALWGDITQAVSSATRR, encoded by the coding sequence ATGAACGACGCCGTCGATCCGATCGAGCGGGCGAGCCTCCTCGTCGCCCATGACGAGATGCACGCATTCGAGGCTGTGGTGCCCCCGATCGTGCAGACCTCGCTGTTCACCTTCAATACCTTCGAGGAGATGGCCTCGACTTGCCGCGGCGAGCGCGCGCGCTTTGTCTACTCGCGGACGACCAATCCGACGGTGCGGCTGTTCGAAGAGAAGCTGGCGGCGCTCGAAGGTGCGGACGACGCCATCGGCTTCGCGAGCGGCATGGCAGCAATCTCCGGCGCGGTGCTCGCCTTCGTAGAGCCCGGCGACCGCATCGTCTGCGTCCGGCATGTCTATCCCGATGCCTACCGCCTGTTCGAGACGCTGCTGAAGCGTTGGAAGGTTACCACCACCTATGTCGACGGCCGCGACCATGACGCCGTGGCGGCCGCGCTGCCAGGCGCAAAGCTCTTCTACATGGAGAGCCCGACGAGCTGGCTGATGCAAAGCCACGACGTGCGGGCCTTGGCGACGCTGGCGCGGGCGAAGGGCGTCATCACCATGATCGACAACAGTTGGGCGACGCCGATCTTCCAGCAGCCGGTCGGGCTCGGCGTCGATCTCGTCATTCATTCGGCCTCGAAATATATCGGCGGCCACAGCGACACCGTCGCCGGCGTCGTCGCCGGGCGCGCGGAGCTGATCCAGGCGATCCGCACGACCATCTGCCCCTATGTCGGCGCGAAGCTTGCACCCTTCGACGCCTGGCTGCTCTTGCGCGGCCTGCGCACCTTGCCGACCCGCATGAAGGCGCATGAGGCGGCCGGTCTCGCTCTGGCCAGCCGTGTCGCCGAACTCGAGCAGGTGACGGCCGTCCATCATCCCGGACTCGGCAACCGCCTGCCGCCGGGCCTGATCGGCACGTCGGGCCTGTTCTCCTTCGAGTTCGACGGAACGGTCGATATCCCCGCCTTCTGCGACACGATGAAGCTGTTCAAGCTCGGCGTGAGCTGGGGCGGGCATGAAAGCCTGGTCGTGCCGGCGCTGATCGCGCGCGCGCAGGCGGCGGGTCCCAATTCGGCGGTCGATTTCGGCGTGTCGGAGAAGGTCGTCCGGCTCCATGTCGGATTGGAGGGCATCGACGCCCTCTGGGGCGATATCACCCAGGCTGTCTCGAGCGCTACCCGCCGGTGA
- a CDS encoding carbohydrate ABC transporter membrane protein 1, CUT1 family, whose product MTAIAERGRRVAGGRRFLLTVEPYLYSAPAVFLIAAVMLVPLAIGISYAFRDIQLLNPFSGGYVGLDHFRAIWEDASFWNALNNTVLWTVVSVTLQFIFGLFLALLLNTPFPGRGAVQALVFLPWAVPTFLSGLNWAWLLNPVVGPVPHWLYALGLMSAPENILSDPQHALWGPIVAVVWWGIPFFAITLLAALQSIPRDIYEAAEIDGAGSFKRFFSITLPFLAPTIAITLLLRAVWVANAAELIVVMTRGGPADSTQIVASYIFTQAFQRLDFGYASAIAAILLVLLLAYAFVLIVLRQMLIKAG is encoded by the coding sequence ATGACGGCCATCGCCGAACGGGGCAGACGGGTCGCGGGGGGACGACGCTTCCTGCTCACCGTCGAGCCCTATTTGTACTCGGCTCCGGCCGTCTTCCTGATCGCGGCGGTGATGCTGGTACCGCTGGCGATTGGAATCTCCTACGCCTTCCGCGACATCCAGCTCCTGAACCCGTTCAGCGGCGGCTATGTCGGGCTCGACCATTTCCGCGCCATCTGGGAGGACGCGAGTTTCTGGAACGCGCTGAACAATACCGTCCTCTGGACGGTCGTCTCGGTCACCTTGCAATTCATCTTCGGCCTGTTCCTGGCGCTGCTCCTCAACACGCCCTTTCCAGGCCGCGGCGCGGTGCAGGCGCTCGTCTTCCTGCCCTGGGCGGTGCCGACCTTCCTGTCGGGCCTCAACTGGGCCTGGCTGTTGAACCCGGTGGTCGGGCCGGTGCCGCACTGGCTTTACGCCCTCGGCCTGATGTCGGCGCCGGAAAACATCCTGTCCGACCCGCAGCACGCGCTGTGGGGACCGATCGTCGCGGTGGTCTGGTGGGGCATCCCCTTCTTCGCCATCACGCTCCTCGCCGCTCTCCAGTCGATCCCGCGCGACATCTACGAGGCGGCCGAAATCGATGGCGCGGGGAGCTTCAAGCGTTTCTTCTCGATCACGCTGCCATTCCTGGCGCCGACCATCGCCATCACGCTGCTGCTGCGCGCCGTCTGGGTCGCCAACGCAGCCGAGCTGATCGTGGTGATGACCAGAGGCGGCCCCGCCGACTCGACCCAGATCGTTGCGAGCTACATCTTCACCCAGGCCTTCCAGCGGCTCGACTTCGGCTATGCCTCGGCGATCGCGGCGATTCTCCTCGTCTTGCTGCTCGCCTACGCCTTCGTGCTGATCGTGCTGCGGCAGATGCTGATCAAGGCGGGGTGA
- a CDS encoding L-galactose dehydrogenase/L-glyceraldehyde 3-phosphate reductase, with translation MEMRVFGRTGVPVSILGFGCGAVGGLMVRGDPVDQERAVARALEVGVNYLDTAVQYGNGASETNLGRLLAKLKPTNAIIGTKVGLPTADFSQIGDAVSRSLEGSLRRLGLEQVGVFHLHNAVTLAGGGETLSVRQVLDEVAPAFDRLRRQGKTQLIGLTAIGDTQALRQVIEARLFDSAQVVYNMLNPSAASDMTANYPAQDYGRLFDHTQAAGVGVVGIRVLAGGALSGAAERHPVASPAPAPIGSAASYADDLERARRLMPLVQEGYAENLAEAATRFAISHPAMGTILVGMATPQQFEQAVDAVRKGPLPQAALDRLAALQQGFAGEAR, from the coding sequence ATGGAGATGCGGGTATTCGGCCGCACCGGGGTGCCGGTCTCGATCCTGGGCTTCGGCTGCGGTGCGGTGGGCGGGCTGATGGTGCGCGGCGATCCCGTCGACCAGGAACGGGCCGTCGCCCGAGCGCTCGAGGTCGGGGTGAATTATCTCGATACCGCCGTGCAATATGGCAACGGAGCGTCGGAGACGAATCTCGGCCGCCTGCTGGCCAAGCTGAAACCCACGAACGCCATTATCGGCACCAAGGTCGGATTGCCGACCGCGGATTTCAGCCAAATCGGGGACGCCGTCAGCCGATCGCTGGAAGGCAGCTTGCGGCGGCTCGGCCTGGAGCAAGTGGGCGTCTTCCATTTGCACAATGCCGTCACGCTCGCCGGCGGCGGCGAAACGCTCAGCGTGCGGCAAGTGCTGGACGAGGTGGCGCCCGCCTTCGACAGGCTGCGCCGGCAGGGCAAGACGCAGCTCATCGGCCTGACCGCGATCGGCGATACGCAAGCGCTCAGGCAGGTCATCGAGGCGCGCCTCTTCGATAGCGCGCAGGTCGTCTACAACATGCTGAACCCGTCAGCCGCGAGCGACATGACGGCAAACTACCCGGCGCAGGACTATGGACGCCTTTTCGATCATACGCAGGCGGCCGGCGTCGGTGTGGTCGGCATAAGGGTGCTCGCCGGCGGCGCTCTGTCGGGTGCCGCCGAGCGCCACCCGGTCGCCTCGCCGGCGCCGGCCCCGATCGGCTCGGCCGCGAGCTATGCGGACGATCTCGAACGTGCCCGCAGGCTGATGCCGCTGGTGCAAGAAGGCTATGCCGAAAACCTCGCCGAGGCGGCGACGCGCTTCGCCATCTCGCATCCCGCGATGGGCACGATCCTCGTCGGCATGGCGACGCCGCAGCAGTTCGAGCAAGCCGTGGACGCGGTGCGCAAAGGCCCGCTGCCGCAGGCTGCACTCGACCGGCTCGCGGCCCTGCAACAGGGCTTCGCCGGCGAGGCGCGGTGA
- a CDS encoding Predicted flavoprotein CzcO associated with the cation diffusion facilitator CzcD: MDISEARAAPAQLSAEHFDVVIVGAGISGIGAAYHLTKACPGMSFVILETQASFGGTWLTHRYPGIRSDSDLYTFGYRFKPWTSAPIATASEILTYMGEVIDENDLGSHIRYRHTISAARWSSREKRWTLEATRIDTGETIRVTASFLWMCQGYYRHAQGYTPEWDGMKDFKGEILHPQTWPDELDYAGKNVVVIGSGATAATLVPAIAADCGHVTLLQRSPTFYITGRNANQLADTLRELEIDERWIHEIVRRKILYDQSVFTRRSFTEPEVVKQELLAGVRAYLGADYDVETNFTPSYRPWRQRIAFIPEGDLFQGIRGGNVSVATDEIDSFTETGIQLKSGKHLEADIVVTATGFNLNVLGDIAFSIDGAPLVFSDTVTYRGMMFTGVPNMAWVFGYLRASWTLRADLVADFVCRLLNHMRDKGARKVVPALRAEDKDMPLLPWIDPENFNPGYLMRGMHLLPKRGDKPEWQHLQDYWTEKDQLPGIDLDDAVFIYE; this comes from the coding sequence ATGGACATATCCGAGGCGCGCGCCGCGCCGGCACAACTGAGCGCCGAGCATTTCGATGTCGTCATCGTCGGGGCAGGGATTTCCGGGATCGGCGCTGCCTATCACCTCACCAAGGCCTGCCCCGGCATGAGCTTCGTCATCCTCGAGACGCAGGCGAGTTTCGGCGGCACCTGGCTCACCCATCGCTACCCGGGAATCCGGTCAGATAGCGACCTCTATACTTTCGGCTACCGCTTCAAACCTTGGACCAGCGCCCCGATCGCGACGGCCTCCGAGATCCTCACTTACATGGGCGAGGTCATCGACGAGAACGACCTCGGCTCGCATATCCGCTATCGGCACACGATCTCCGCGGCTCGCTGGTCGAGCCGCGAGAAGCGCTGGACGCTTGAGGCCACCCGGATAGACACCGGCGAGACGATCCGTGTCACCGCGAGCTTCCTCTGGATGTGTCAGGGATATTACCGGCACGCGCAGGGCTATACGCCCGAATGGGACGGGATGAAGGACTTCAAGGGTGAGATCCTCCACCCGCAGACCTGGCCGGACGAGCTCGACTACGCCGGCAAGAATGTCGTCGTCATCGGCTCCGGCGCAACCGCGGCGACGCTCGTTCCGGCGATTGCCGCCGATTGCGGCCATGTCACGCTGCTGCAGCGCTCGCCCACCTTCTACATCACGGGCCGCAATGCCAATCAACTCGCCGACACCTTGCGTGAGCTCGAGATCGACGAGCGCTGGATCCATGAGATCGTGCGCCGGAAGATCCTCTACGATCAATCGGTGTTCACCCGCCGTTCGTTCACGGAGCCTGAGGTGGTGAAGCAGGAGCTCCTGGCTGGGGTGCGCGCCTATCTGGGGGCCGACTACGACGTGGAGACGAACTTCACGCCGAGCTACCGGCCATGGCGGCAGCGCATCGCCTTCATTCCGGAGGGCGATCTCTTTCAGGGGATACGCGGCGGCAATGTCTCCGTCGCGACCGACGAGATCGACAGCTTCACGGAGACGGGCATTCAGCTGAAGTCCGGCAAGCATCTCGAAGCCGACATCGTCGTCACCGCCACGGGCTTTAACCTCAATGTGCTGGGCGACATCGCCTTCAGCATCGACGGTGCCCCACTGGTGTTCTCCGACACGGTCACCTATCGCGGCATGATGTTTACCGGCGTGCCCAACATGGCCTGGGTCTTCGGTTATTTGCGAGCCAGCTGGACCTTGCGGGCGGATCTGGTCGCAGACTTCGTGTGCCGGCTTCTCAATCATATGAGGGATAAGGGCGCGCGGAAGGTCGTGCCGGCCCTGCGAGCCGAAGACAAGGATATGCCGCTGCTGCCCTGGATCGATCCGGAGAATTTCAACCCCGGCTATCTGATGCGCGGCATGCACCTCCTGCCGAAACGCGGCGACAAGCCCGAATGGCAACATCTGCAGGATTATTGGACCGAGAAGGATCAATTGCCCGGCATCGACCTCGACGACGCCGTCTTCATCTATGAGTAA
- a CDS encoding carbohydrate ABC transporter substrate-binding protein, CUT1 family: protein MIRTLLLATTASLLLATPVLATRAQADTTLKLVEVITSPERTETLKEIVKTFEAANHGVKVEITSLPWGQAFEKFATMVSAGDTPDVVEMPDRWQSLYANNGMLESLEPYLEKWEHTKELNARALEMGRYVKNTAYGLPYGFYLRAMFYNKKLFAEAGIATPPKTLDEFRDAAKKVSALPGKYGYCLRGGPGGLNGWMMFGAAADGDNAFFKPDGTSTMADPGWVKGLTFLTDLYKGGYAPKDSVNWGFNEIVSGFYSGTCAMLDQDPDALIAIAGRMNKDDYDVVPMPKGAGGKAFPTIGYASWSMFSTSKEKGLAWKLIATLAGPEGNIAWNKKIGALPIYKTAESDPFYADPKFKGWFAELADKDVVPTVMPTYLEEFAFFADSIVVKTTQQALLGQLKPEAMAADWAKYLTKAQQKYLAKK, encoded by the coding sequence ATGATTAGAACACTGCTTTTGGCCACTACTGCGTCGCTCCTGCTGGCGACCCCAGTGCTGGCGACCCGAGCGCAGGCCGACACCACGCTGAAGCTCGTCGAGGTGATCACCAGCCCGGAACGCACCGAGACGCTGAAGGAGATCGTCAAGACCTTCGAGGCCGCCAATCACGGCGTGAAGGTCGAGATCACCTCGCTGCCCTGGGGCCAGGCCTTCGAGAAATTCGCCACCATGGTCTCCGCCGGCGACACGCCGGACGTGGTCGAGATGCCCGACCGCTGGCAATCGCTCTATGCCAATAACGGCATGCTGGAGAGCCTCGAGCCGTATCTGGAGAAGTGGGAGCACACCAAGGAGCTGAACGCCCGCGCCCTGGAGATGGGCCGCTATGTCAAGAACACGGCCTATGGCCTGCCCTACGGCTTCTATCTGCGGGCCATGTTCTACAACAAGAAGCTGTTCGCGGAAGCCGGCATCGCCACCCCGCCGAAGACGCTCGACGAGTTCCGGGACGCCGCCAAGAAGGTCTCGGCGCTGCCCGGCAAATACGGCTATTGCCTGCGCGGCGGCCCCGGCGGCCTCAATGGCTGGATGATGTTCGGCGCCGCAGCCGACGGCGACAACGCCTTCTTCAAGCCGGACGGCACCTCCACCATGGCCGATCCCGGCTGGGTGAAGGGCCTCACCTTCCTCACCGACCTCTACAAGGGCGGCTATGCGCCGAAGGACAGCGTCAACTGGGGCTTCAACGAGATCGTCTCGGGCTTCTACTCCGGCACCTGCGCCATGCTCGACCAGGATCCGGATGCCCTGATTGCCATCGCCGGGCGCATGAACAAGGACGATTACGACGTCGTTCCCATGCCGAAGGGCGCGGGCGGCAAAGCCTTCCCGACGATCGGCTATGCGTCGTGGTCGATGTTCTCCACCAGCAAGGAGAAGGGCCTCGCCTGGAAGCTGATCGCCACGCTCGCCGGACCGGAGGGCAATATCGCCTGGAACAAGAAGATCGGCGCCTTGCCGATCTACAAGACCGCCGAGAGCGATCCCTTCTATGCCGACCCGAAGTTCAAGGGCTGGTTTGCGGAGCTCGCCGACAAGGACGTCGTTCCGACCGTGATGCCGACCTATCTCGAAGAATTCGCCTTCTTCGCCGACTCGATCGTCGTCAAGACGACCCAGCAGGCCTTGCTCGGCCAGCTCAAGCCGGAGGCCATGGCGGCCGACTGGGCGAAGTATCTCACCAAGGCGCAGCAGAAATACTTGGCCAAGAAGTAG